One genomic window of Moorella glycerini includes the following:
- a CDS encoding helix-turn-helix domain-containing protein, translating to MDEKDRENIALFRFSLIAPLLQGQVASRKAYLESITARPHEVPYYGLCDYSPQTIASWLRDYRREGFEGLKPKRRSDRGRPRALSPELQEQLLALRQEERSCPASVFYEQLVAKGVILPDAVSYATIYRFLKSRGLLGREMRREPERKRFAYDTVNTLWQGDVAAGPYLRVGNKKVATFLFAFIDDCSRLVTFAQFFTSEKFESLKVVFKEAILRRGIPQMVYVDNGKIYRSEQLQLACAALGIALINTKPYDPQSKGKIERFFLTVRQRFLPLVKDEHLKSLDNLNRSFWQWLEEDYHRQVHSALGMSPLDKFMSQFSQVKMVSDPAVLEPLFFKREERRVHHDATISINKRLFEVPPQFIGNRVEVRFDPEKLERVLIFVAGKEVAVAQPVALSVNARAKRESKLSFASLQGGGQN from the coding sequence ATGGACGAGAAGGACCGGGAAAATATCGCTCTTTTTCGCTTTAGCTTGATTGCGCCGTTGTTGCAGGGTCAGGTAGCCAGCAGGAAGGCCTACCTGGAGAGTATTACGGCCAGACCCCATGAAGTACCGTATTATGGCCTCTGCGACTATAGCCCCCAGACCATTGCCAGCTGGCTCAGGGATTACCGCCGCGAGGGGTTTGAGGGGTTAAAACCGAAAAGGCGTTCTGACCGGGGAAGGCCGCGGGCCTTATCCCCGGAGTTACAGGAGCAACTCCTGGCCCTGCGCCAGGAGGAGCGTTCCTGTCCGGCTTCTGTCTTTTATGAACAACTGGTGGCTAAAGGTGTTATTTTACCGGACGCCGTTTCTTACGCTACCATTTACCGTTTCCTGAAATCCAGGGGGCTTTTAGGCCGGGAGATGCGGCGGGAGCCGGAACGGAAACGCTTTGCCTATGATACGGTGAATACCCTCTGGCAGGGGGATGTGGCGGCCGGGCCTTACCTTCGCGTTGGCAACAAAAAGGTGGCTACTTTCCTCTTTGCTTTTATCGATGATTGTTCCCGCCTGGTGACTTTTGCCCAGTTTTTTACTTCCGAGAAGTTTGAGTCTTTGAAGGTGGTCTTCAAGGAGGCTATCTTACGCCGGGGCATTCCGCAGATGGTCTACGTGGATAATGGTAAAATCTATCGTTCGGAGCAGCTGCAGCTGGCCTGCGCGGCCCTGGGGATAGCCTTGATCAATACTAAACCCTATGACCCGCAGAGCAAGGGTAAGATCGAAAGGTTCTTCTTGACCGTCAGGCAGCGTTTCTTGCCCCTGGTTAAAGATGAACACCTTAAATCTCTGGATAACTTGAACCGCTCTTTCTGGCAGTGGCTGGAGGAAGATTATCACCGCCAGGTCCACAGTGCTTTGGGTATGAGCCCCCTGGATAAGTTTATGTCCCAGTTCAGCCAGGTTAAGATGGTGAGCGACCCGGCTGTTCTGGAGCCGCTTTTTTTCAAGCGGGAGGAACGGCGGGTACATCATGATGCTACTATCTCCATTAACAAGCGCCTTTTTGAGGTGCCGCCTCAATTTATCGGCAACCGGGTGGAGGTGCGCTTTGACCCGGAAAAACTGGAGCGGGTCTTGATTTTTGTGGCCGGTAAAGAGGTGGCGGTGGCACAGCCGGTGGCGCTCAGTGTTAACGCCCGGGCAAAGCGGGAGAGCAAACTTTCTTTTGCCA
- a CDS encoding DUF6431 domain-containing protein translates to MQLVYNFGISLEDYAARGKKNEFPVIESCPICMARQALKRHGFYWRNAGSDSEKWLQLPICRFWCRSCRHTFSLLPSFLLPYYQYSLKFILDCLIYFFSKARLLIYYQLLQFYRRRWAKNMNCIQAFFREQGYQEIIPPEFKQRAIKLLEMIAAFPNAETFSQRFHNHFRRNFMAN, encoded by the coding sequence ATGCAACTGGTATACAATTTCGGTATTTCCCTGGAGGATTATGCTGCCCGGGGTAAGAAAAATGAGTTTCCCGTCATAGAGTCTTGCCCTATCTGTATGGCCCGGCAGGCTCTAAAGCGGCATGGTTTTTACTGGCGTAATGCCGGTAGTGACTCGGAAAAGTGGCTACAGCTGCCCATCTGCCGCTTTTGGTGCCGCTCCTGCCGGCACACCTTCTCTCTTTTGCCTTCCTTTCTCCTGCCGTATTACCAGTATTCCCTTAAGTTCATTCTGGACTGTCTCATATATTTCTTCTCCAAGGCCCGCCTCCTTATTTACTACCAGCTGCTCCAGTTCTACCGCCGCCGTTGGGCGAAGAACATGAATTGCATCCAGGCCTTCTTCCGGGAGCAGGGTTACCAGGAAATAATCCCGCCGGAATTTAAACAAAGGGCCATAAAATTGCTGGAAATGATTGCCGCGTTCCCCAACGCCGAAACCTTTTCCCAAAGGTTCCATAATCATTTCCGGCGCAATTTTATGGCTAATTAA
- a CDS encoding IS1634 family transposase has product MFPRIITTRRGGHTYHYLVLVESYREKGKVKQRQVGHLGNIDQYSQEEIQRLINKLREFLKEDELGTVKDLQTFGTKHYGIPYVVNFFWERLDLDAFFKNYLQNRQVEMDVALCTKIMILNRLIAPKSKLGVSQWLRQIYLPELEEKQPELHHFYRTLDVLEEMKDYLERHLYNRLTDLLSYQLNLVFYDLTSSYFEGTHCPLARFGYSRDHRPDCRQINIGLLVTPEGMPIAHQVFEGNIPDKVTVAGAIEQLKQKFAIKSCIFVGDRGMLTSHNLEELKEANFRYILGFHKRGREVSDELLARYQNLEEYQLIDGDNPLFYVEVPPEQVQAPPKENLVEGEEEEKENFEPPVRYILCHNPLKAQEDYEFRVKAIEEARIKLQELKDRLARETPRRGRKPTTKGVMLKAAAILNKKGLAPIFDITYDGKSFNFEINEPALAKEALRDGKFLIQTNADLPAEEVIAAYKNLLQVETAFRHIKDFIRLRPIYHYNESRVKGHIFICVLAYLFEKWLEVIHRRYIEDEIFKAKQIPDPESQERELRRWKVAHKSGRRILELLEEIKAVDQQFLDKRIYSITQPGQSQSELLKILGLPLPPKILTFR; this is encoded by the coding sequence TTGTTCCCCCGTATTATCACTACCAGGCGCGGCGGCCATACCTACCATTATCTGGTCCTGGTAGAATCCTACCGGGAAAAAGGCAAGGTAAAACAGCGCCAGGTTGGGCATTTAGGCAACATCGACCAGTATTCCCAGGAAGAGATACAGCGGCTTATTAATAAACTGCGGGAATTCCTTAAGGAAGATGAGCTGGGCACTGTTAAGGACCTCCAGACCTTCGGCACCAAGCATTATGGTATCCCCTATGTGGTGAATTTTTTCTGGGAGCGACTGGACCTGGACGCCTTCTTTAAAAACTATCTCCAAAATCGTCAAGTAGAGATGGATGTGGCCTTATGCACCAAGATTATGATTTTAAACCGCCTCATCGCTCCTAAAAGCAAGCTTGGAGTATCCCAATGGTTAAGGCAAATTTACCTGCCGGAACTGGAAGAGAAACAGCCTGAGTTGCATCATTTTTACCGTACTCTTGACGTCCTGGAAGAAATGAAGGATTATCTGGAACGCCACTTGTACAACCGGCTTACGGATCTCTTGAGTTATCAGCTTAACCTGGTGTTTTACGACTTGACCAGCAGCTACTTTGAAGGTACCCATTGCCCCCTGGCCAGGTTCGGTTATTCCCGCGACCACCGGCCGGACTGCCGGCAAATTAATATTGGCCTCCTGGTGACTCCGGAAGGCATGCCTATTGCCCACCAGGTATTTGAAGGTAATATACCTGATAAAGTAACCGTGGCTGGCGCCATCGAACAACTTAAGCAAAAGTTTGCCATCAAGAGCTGTATTTTCGTGGGCGACCGGGGTATGCTGACCAGTCATAATTTAGAAGAACTCAAGGAGGCTAACTTCCGTTATATCCTGGGCTTTCATAAACGCGGCCGGGAAGTGAGCGATGAACTACTGGCCAGGTACCAAAACCTCGAAGAATACCAGCTAATAGACGGCGATAACCCCCTCTTTTATGTGGAAGTACCACCAGAGCAGGTACAGGCTCCCCCTAAAGAAAACTTGGTAGAGGGAGAAGAGGAAGAAAAGGAAAACTTCGAGCCTCCGGTTCGCTATATCCTTTGCCACAATCCTCTCAAAGCCCAAGAGGATTATGAATTTCGGGTCAAAGCGATAGAAGAAGCCAGGATAAAATTGCAAGAGCTGAAAGACAGGCTGGCCCGGGAAACCCCGCGGCGGGGGCGCAAGCCTACCACAAAAGGAGTCATGCTTAAAGCAGCTGCTATCCTTAACAAGAAGGGCCTTGCTCCAATTTTTGATATTACTTATGACGGCAAGTCTTTCAACTTTGAAATTAATGAGCCGGCTCTGGCTAAAGAGGCTTTGCGGGACGGCAAATTTTTAATCCAGACTAATGCTGACCTGCCAGCTGAGGAGGTAATTGCCGCCTATAAAAACCTGCTCCAGGTAGAAACCGCCTTTCGCCATATCAAGGACTTCATTCGCTTGAGGCCTATCTACCACTACAACGAAAGTCGGGTTAAGGGACACATCTTTATATGTGTGCTGGCTTATCTCTTTGAAAAATGGCTGGAGGTGATACATCGCCGATATATTGAAGATGAGATTTTTAAGGCGAAACAAATCCCTGATCCTGAAAGTCAAGAAAGAGAGTTACGCCGCTGGAAGGTTGCCCATAAAAGCGGCCGCCGTATCCTGGAATTATTAGAAGAGATAAAGGCTGTTGACCAGCAGTTTCTTGATAAGCGGATTTATAGTATCACCCAGCCCGGACAAAGCCAGAGTGAATTGTTAAAAATTTTGGGCCTTCCACTTCCACCTAAAATTTTAACCTTCAGGTAG
- a CDS encoding ExeA family protein, whose translation MYQAFYGLKGAPFGKELKPQDAFLSCSLKETRARLEYLSRVRGMGVLVGEPGAGKTFTLRVFCANLNPALFKVIYLPLATGTVMDFYRGLARSLGEEPSFRKIDLFHQIQQAVQVFFRDKKITPVFILDEMHLANPKFLLDLALLFNFAMDAFNPFILVLAGLPFLLSRLELNQTQSLAQRLVVRFQVEPLNREEVGAYLEHHLSLVGATRPLFEPPAVEAIASCSRGWPRLVNNLALTSLLWGAQLKAQLISADVVRQAATEIGL comes from the coding sequence ATGTACCAGGCTTTTTATGGCTTAAAAGGGGCTCCTTTTGGCAAGGAGCTAAAACCCCAGGATGCCTTCCTTTCCTGCAGTTTAAAAGAAACGAGGGCCCGGCTGGAGTATTTATCCCGCGTCCGGGGCATGGGGGTCCTGGTGGGAGAACCGGGAGCCGGTAAGACCTTTACCTTGCGGGTCTTTTGTGCTAATTTAAACCCGGCCCTCTTTAAGGTTATTTATTTGCCCCTGGCCACAGGGACGGTCATGGATTTTTACCGCGGTTTGGCCCGGAGCCTGGGGGAAGAACCGTCTTTCCGCAAGATTGACCTTTTTCACCAGATCCAGCAGGCGGTCCAGGTGTTCTTCCGGGATAAAAAGATTACGCCCGTCTTCATCCTGGATGAGATGCACCTGGCTAACCCCAAATTCCTGCTGGACCTGGCCCTGCTCTTTAATTTCGCCATGGACGCCTTTAATCCTTTTATCCTGGTCCTGGCCGGCTTGCCTTTTTTGTTGAGCCGCTTGGAGTTGAACCAGACCCAGTCTCTGGCCCAACGCCTGGTGGTTCGCTTCCAGGTGGAACCTTTAAACCGTGAGGAGGTGGGCGCCTACCTGGAGCACCATTTATCCCTGGTGGGGGCTACCAGGCCTTTGTTTGAGCCGCCTGCCGTGGAGGCCATCGCTTCTTGTTCCCGCGGCTGGCCGCGCCTGGTGAACAACCTGGCCCTAACTTCCCTCCTCTGGGGCGCCCAGCTTAAAGCCCAGCTGATTAGTGCTGATGTGGTACGCCAGGCAGCTACCGAAATTGGCCTTTAA
- a CDS encoding helix-turn-helix domain-containing protein, translating to MDEKDRENIALFRFSLIAPLLQGQVASRKAYLESITARPHEVPYYGLCDYSPQTIASWLRDYRREGFEGLKPKRRSDRGRPRALSPELQEQLLALRQEERSCPASVFYEQLVAKGVILPDAVSYATIYRFLKSRGLLGREMRREPERKRFAYDTVNTLWQGDVAAGPYLRVGNKKVATFLFAFIDDCSRLVTFAQFFTSEKFESLKVVFKEAILRRGIPQMVYVDNGKIYRSEQLQLACAALGIALINTKPYDPQSKGKIERFFLTVRQRFLPLVKDEHLKSLDNLNRSFWQWLEEDYHRQVHSALGMSPLDKFMSQFSQVKMVSDPAVLEPLFFKREERRVHHDATISINKRLFEVPPQFIGNRVEVRFDPEKLERVLIFVAGKEVAVAQPVALSVNARAKRESKLSFASLQGGGQN from the coding sequence ATGGACGAGAAGGACCGGGAAAATATCGCTCTTTTTCGCTTTAGCTTGATTGCGCCGTTGTTGCAGGGTCAGGTAGCCAGCAGGAAGGCCTACCTGGAGAGTATTACGGCCAGACCCCATGAAGTACCGTATTATGGCCTCTGCGACTATAGCCCCCAGACCATTGCCAGCTGGCTCAGGGATTACCGCCGCGAGGGGTTTGAGGGGTTAAAACCGAAAAGGCGTTCTGACCGGGGAAGGCCGCGGGCCTTATCCCCGGAGTTACAGGAGCAACTCCTGGCCCTGCGCCAGGAGGAGCGTTCCTGTCCGGCTTCTGTCTTTTATGAACAACTGGTGGCTAAAGGTGTTATTTTACCGGACGCCGTTTCTTACGCTACCATTTACCGTTTCCTGAAATCCAGGGGGCTTTTAGGCCGGGAGATGCGGCGGGAGCCGGAACGGAAACGCTTTGCCTATGATACGGTGAATACCCTCTGGCAGGGGGATGTGGCGGCCGGGCCTTACCTTCGCGTTGGCAACAAAAAGGTGGCTACTTTCCTCTTTGCTTTTATCGATGATTGTTCCCGCCTGGTGACTTTTGCCCAGTTTTTTACTTCCGAGAAGTTTGAGTCTTTGAAGGTGGTCTTCAAGGAGGCTATCTTACGCCGGGGCATTCCGCAGATGGTCTACGTGGATAATGGTAAAATCTATCGTTCGGAGCAGCTGCAGCTGGCCTGCGCGGCCCTGGGGATAGCCTTGATCAATACTAAACCCTATGACCCGCAGAGCAAGGGTAAGATCGAAAGGTTCTTCTTGACCGTCAGGCAGCGTTTCTTGCCCCTGGTTAAAGATGAACACCTTAAATCTCTGGATAACTTGAACCGCTCTTTCTGGCAGTGGCTGGAGGAAGATTATCACCGCCAGGTCCACAGTGCTTTGGGTATGAGCCCCCTGGATAAGTTTATGTCCCAGTTCAGCCAGGTTAAGATGGTGAGCGACCCGGCTGTTCTGGAGCCGCTTTTTTTCAAGCGGGAGGAACGGCGGGTACATCATGATGCTACTATCTCCATTAACAAGCGCCTTTTTGAGGTGCCGCCTCAATTTATCGGCAACCGGGTGGAGGTGCGCTTTGACCCGGAAAAACTGGAGCGGGTCTTGATTTTTGTGGCCGGTAAAGAGGTGGCGGTGGCACAGCCGGTGGCGCTCAGTGTTAACGCCCGGGCAAAGCGGGAGAGCAAACTTTCTTTTGCCAGCTTACAGGGAGGGGGCCAAAACTAG
- a CDS encoding DUF6431 domain-containing protein, whose product MQLVYNFGISLEDYAARGKKNEFPVIESCPICMARKALKRHGFYWRNAGSDSEKWVRLPICRFWCRSCRHTFSLLPSFLLPYYQYSLKFILDCLMYFFSHVRFLIYYQLLQFYHRRFAKNMNSIQAFFWEQGCREIIPPEFKQRAIKLLEMIAAFPNAETFSQRFHNHFRRNFMAN is encoded by the coding sequence ATGCAACTGGTATACAATTTCGGTATTTCCCTGGAGGATTATGCTGCCCGGGGTAAGAAAAATGAGTTTCCCGTCATAGAGTCTTGCCCTATCTGTATGGCCCGGAAGGCGCTAAAGCGGCATGGCTTTTACTGGCGTAATGCCGGTAGTGACTCGGAAAAGTGGGTACGGCTGCCTATCTGCCGCTTTTGGTGCCGCTCCTGCCGGCACACCTTCTCTCTTTTGCCTTCCTTCCTCCTGCCCTACTACCAGTATTCCCTTAAGTTCATCCTGGACTGCCTCATGTATTTCTTCTCCCATGTCCGCTTCCTTATTTACTACCAGCTGCTCCAGTTTTACCACCGCCGTTTTGCGAAGAATATGAACTCCATCCAGGCGTTTTTCTGGGAGCAGGGTTGCCGGGAAATAATCCCGCCGGAATTTAAACAAAGGGCCATAAAATTGCTCGAAATGATTGCCGCGTTCCCCAACGCCGAAACCTTTTCCCAAAGGTTTCATAATCATTTCCGGCGCAATTTTATGGCTAATTAA
- the istB gene encoding IS21-like element helper ATPase IstB, producing MSNKLTAYLESQMQALKLKGMLAHYQEVTEKASQNNLSYIEYLSLLFEEELKRKNEGTVKTKINKARFPFIKTLEEFDFSFQPSIREKEIIALGSLDFVEKKENIVFLGPPGVGKTHLSVALGIKACMAKYRVAFITAQKLLEELLLSAKDGGLLDKLLGYSRLNLLIIDELGYMPVTKEQANLLFRLVSMRYEKGSIILTSNYNFNEWGEIFSDQVVAAAIIDRLVHHALIFYINGTSYRLKGKLKAANDR from the coding sequence ATGAGCAACAAATTAACCGCTTACCTGGAAAGCCAGATGCAGGCCTTAAAACTAAAAGGGATGCTCGCCCACTACCAGGAGGTAACGGAGAAGGCTTCGCAAAACAACCTCTCTTATATCGAATACCTCTCCCTTCTCTTCGAAGAGGAGTTAAAAAGGAAAAACGAGGGCACGGTCAAGACGAAAATCAATAAAGCACGTTTCCCCTTCATCAAAACCCTGGAGGAGTTTGACTTTAGCTTCCAGCCCTCCATCCGGGAAAAAGAAATTATCGCTTTAGGCTCCCTGGATTTCGTGGAAAAAAAGGAGAATATCGTCTTCCTGGGTCCCCCTGGGGTCGGCAAGACCCATCTATCAGTAGCCTTAGGCATCAAGGCCTGCATGGCTAAATATCGCGTAGCATTTATCACCGCCCAGAAGCTTTTAGAAGAACTACTTTTAAGCGCCAAAGACGGCGGCCTTCTCGATAAGCTGCTGGGGTACTCCCGGCTCAACCTTCTAATCATCGACGAACTCGGCTACATGCCCGTAACTAAAGAACAGGCCAACCTTCTCTTCCGCCTGGTTTCCATGCGTTACGAGAAGGGGAGTATTATCCTGACCAGCAACTATAACTTCAACGAATGGGGGGAGATATTTTCCGACCAGGTGGTAGCCGCGGCCATAATTGACCGGCTTGTGCATCACGCCCTTATTTTCTATATTAACGGCACTAGCTACCGGCTCAAGGGTAAACTGAAAGCAGCCAACGACCGTTAA
- a CDS encoding Mu transposase domain-containing protein: protein MWTLPVDGKPVKIYLHEVVLSFSRMKFYTFSLSITTADVIRVLVEAIDFFGGYAPELVIDNGKQMVITHQKDGIIRYNDEFLKFCGLYGIQPSACENYRPRTKGKVERPFYYVQEHLLRGLEVGDLNEFAVKLSEFQEAYNKRPHSSLGRPPAEMFVEEKGCLLQIPAVEPALLHHKEPRKVSNDGYISHDGNLYPVPLRYCLRRVWVENIYGRRLKVYDEAGTLLAEFELELKKQTVRPLHPEHETINRQYQEKKLKLRSALVEEFISAFGADGQKYLAGLRAKNGANLYWHLAEILSYQEIYSREDIIAAIKECLKIGSYHKNSIKRLLECKEITPLSCACDPASGNMPPGKIKRDLSCYALKESEVAAVS from the coding sequence GTGTGGACGTTACCGGTAGACGGGAAGCCGGTAAAAATATATCTCCACGAGGTGGTCCTGTCTTTTAGCCGGATGAAATTCTACACCTTCTCATTAAGCATCACCACCGCCGATGTGATCCGGGTTCTGGTTGAGGCCATTGACTTCTTCGGCGGTTATGCCCCGGAATTGGTGATTGACAACGGCAAGCAAATGGTTATCACTCACCAGAAAGACGGTATCATCCGGTACAATGACGAGTTTCTCAAATTCTGCGGGCTGTATGGCATCCAGCCCTCAGCTTGCGAAAACTACCGTCCCCGGACCAAGGGCAAGGTAGAGCGCCCCTTTTACTACGTCCAGGAACACCTGCTGCGGGGCCTGGAGGTGGGGGACTTAAACGAATTCGCTGTAAAGCTTTCAGAGTTCCAGGAAGCCTACAATAAAAGGCCCCACAGCAGCTTAGGCCGGCCGCCGGCGGAGATGTTTGTCGAGGAAAAAGGGTGCCTTCTCCAAATACCGGCTGTCGAACCGGCCTTATTACACCATAAAGAACCCCGGAAGGTGAGTAATGATGGCTATATATCCCACGACGGCAATCTCTACCCCGTACCCCTGCGCTACTGCTTAAGGAGGGTGTGGGTCGAAAACATCTACGGCCGGCGCCTGAAGGTATATGACGAGGCAGGGACGCTTTTAGCGGAGTTCGAACTTGAACTTAAAAAGCAAACCGTCCGTCCCCTTCACCCCGAACACGAAACCATCAACCGTCAATACCAGGAAAAGAAACTAAAACTGCGCTCGGCCCTGGTGGAGGAGTTTATCAGCGCCTTTGGCGCAGACGGTCAAAAATACCTGGCAGGCCTGCGTGCTAAGAACGGGGCCAACCTCTACTGGCACCTGGCAGAAATCTTAAGCTACCAGGAGATATATAGCCGGGAAGATATCATAGCAGCCATCAAAGAATGCCTGAAAATCGGCTCTTATCACAAAAACAGCATAAAAAGGCTTTTAGAGTGCAAGGAAATCACTCCGCTTTCTTGTGCCTGTGACCCGGCAAGTGGCAATATGCCGCCAGGTAAAATCAAACGGGACCTCTCCTGTTATGCCCTAAAGGAGAGCGAGGTGGCGGCAGTATCATGA
- a CDS encoding IS1634 family transposase, which produces MFIKITKTKNHQYVQLVQSYRENGAVKHKVLLNLGRLDEIENNPSFQRLGKRLLELSKAREVTSLASFSEAQIKNWGYVVYQKIWNQFELPKLLKKISAKRKVQFELSDASFLMAIQHLLEPRSKLGTYNYQHRYASLPDVALNHLYRSLDLLCEYKELLEEEMFQKNRHLFNMQVDVVFYDVTTFSFASVEADTLRDFGFSKDGKFNEVQVVLGLLIDCEGRPIGYELFPGNTFDGKTLETALEKLEKRFGLRRVIIVADRGINSKLNLKRIVERGYSYIFAARIKSMKKEITDMILDENGYQEIKDDEGEVLRYKVIEYINEFTAEGKKYKLPEKLIVTYSSRRAEKDRADRERLIEKAQTLLESKAKIQASNKRGGKKYLKEIDCTGTWILDEEAIARDKQFDGYYGIQTSEKEMSAKDILDAYHNLWRIEESFRVMKSTLKVRPVFHWTERRIKGHFVICFLAFLLERTLEFKLRQAVENASPAEIREALNSLNFAEVEIKGEVFFIKTQSTELSKKILRLMRIAPPGNITRVEEFAARWQDRL; this is translated from the coding sequence ATGTTCATCAAAATAACTAAAACCAAAAACCACCAGTACGTCCAGCTAGTCCAATCTTACCGGGAAAATGGAGCTGTTAAACACAAGGTCCTCCTCAATCTCGGTCGCCTGGACGAGATTGAAAACAACCCCAGCTTTCAAAGACTTGGTAAGCGCCTCTTAGAATTGTCCAAGGCCAGGGAGGTGACCAGTTTAGCCAGCTTTTCCGAGGCGCAGATCAAGAACTGGGGCTATGTGGTCTACCAGAAGATCTGGAACCAATTTGAGCTACCCAAACTTTTAAAGAAGATCAGTGCCAAACGTAAGGTACAATTCGAATTAAGCGACGCCAGTTTTCTTATGGCTATCCAGCACCTCCTTGAACCCAGGAGTAAATTAGGTACCTACAACTACCAGCACCGTTATGCCAGTTTACCCGACGTAGCCTTAAACCACCTCTACCGCTCCTTGGATTTACTCTGCGAGTATAAAGAGTTGTTGGAGGAGGAGATGTTCCAAAAGAACCGCCACCTTTTTAACATGCAGGTGGATGTGGTTTTTTATGATGTAACGACCTTTTCCTTTGCCAGCGTCGAAGCCGACACTTTACGCGATTTCGGCTTCAGTAAAGACGGTAAGTTCAACGAAGTCCAGGTGGTATTGGGCCTGCTTATTGATTGCGAGGGGCGGCCCATTGGCTATGAGCTTTTCCCCGGCAATACCTTTGACGGCAAGACCCTGGAGACGGCCTTAGAAAAGCTGGAAAAACGTTTTGGCCTGCGCCGGGTGATCATCGTCGCCGACCGGGGGATCAACAGCAAGCTTAACTTAAAACGCATAGTGGAACGGGGCTACAGCTACATCTTTGCCGCCCGCATCAAGAGCATGAAAAAAGAGATTACCGATATGATATTGGACGAAAATGGCTACCAGGAGATAAAGGACGATGAAGGAGAAGTCCTTCGCTACAAGGTTATCGAGTACATAAACGAATTCACCGCTGAAGGGAAAAAATACAAATTACCCGAAAAACTGATCGTCACCTACTCCAGCCGGCGGGCGGAAAAAGACCGGGCCGACCGGGAAAGGTTAATCGAGAAAGCCCAAACCCTTTTAGAAAGCAAGGCCAAAATCCAGGCCAGCAACAAACGTGGCGGCAAGAAATACCTCAAAGAAATAGACTGTACGGGCACGTGGATACTGGACGAAGAAGCCATTGCCCGGGACAAACAATTTGACGGCTACTACGGCATCCAGACCAGCGAGAAAGAAATGAGTGCCAAAGACATCCTGGATGCTTACCATAACCTGTGGCGGATTGAAGAATCTTTTCGCGTCATGAAAAGCACCCTGAAAGTCCGGCCGGTTTTTCACTGGACCGAAAGGCGGATTAAAGGACACTTTGTAATTTGCTTCCTCGCCTTTCTTCTCGAACGCACTCTGGAATTCAAGCTCCGGCAAGCGGTGGAAAATGCCTCGCCGGCAGAAATCCGGGAAGCGTTAAACTCCCTCAACTTTGCCGAGGTAGAGATCAAAGGAGAGGTGTTCTTTATCAAGACCCAGAGTACAGAGTTGAGCAAAAAGATCCTGCGCCTAATGCGGATTGCACCGCCGGGAAACATTACCCGTGTAGAGGAGTTTGCTGCCCGCTGGCAGGACCGGTTGTAG
- a CDS encoding helix-turn-helix domain-containing protein: protein MYKWQRIKALHAQGVGIRQIAKTVGVSRNTVKKYLKEANPPQFKAREYVKELDRFLEEIKIMLAKGYIGTRIYKELKDKGYQGSLASVHRYLRSIKAEDKTAKLTTTWVETSPGQQMQYDWKVWTLPVDGKPVKIYLHEVVLSFSRMKFYTFS, encoded by the coding sequence ATGTACAAATGGCAACGCATCAAGGCACTGCATGCCCAAGGGGTCGGCATCAGGCAAATAGCCAAGACAGTTGGGGTATCCAGGAATACCGTCAAAAAGTACCTGAAAGAAGCCAACCCGCCTCAGTTTAAAGCCAGGGAGTATGTCAAAGAACTGGACAGGTTTCTGGAAGAAATCAAGATTATGCTTGCCAAAGGATATATCGGCACAAGGATTTACAAAGAACTGAAAGATAAGGGCTATCAAGGCTCCCTGGCCAGCGTCCACCGTTATCTTAGGTCCATAAAGGCAGAAGATAAGACTGCCAAATTAACCACCACCTGGGTGGAAACCAGCCCAGGCCAGCAGATGCAGTACGATTGGAAGGTGTGGACGTTACCGGTAGACGGGAAGCCGGTAAAAATATATCTCCACGAGGTGGTCCTGTCTTTTAGCCGGATGAAATTCTACACCTTCTCCTGA